TATGCTTTCAGTCCGCAATTCATGTCGTGCAGTTTCAGTCCTGTAACTTTGCGTGCGGTGGCATTGTAGAGTTTTGACGGAAGATTTTTGGTCAATTTTGAATCATACCGTTTCTTTTTCCATCCCGAAACTAAATCATAATCTTCTTTCATTATCATCGAATACAGTTCCGGAATTTCATCAGGGCTGTCTTGTAAATCGGCATCCATTGTAATTACCACATCGCCTTCTGCTGCTTGGAAACCGCAAAACAACGCAGGAGATTTTCCATAATTGTGCCGAAATTTTATACCGCGAACATTTTTCGGAGCTTCTTTTTGAAGTCCTTCAATCACTTTCCAAGAATTATCGGTACTTCCATCATTAATAAAAATCACTTCGTAGGTGAAATTGTTTTCTTTCATCACCTTTTCAATCCATTCGTAAAGCTTGGGAAGTGATTCTTCTTCGTTGTATAACGGAACTATAACTGAAATATCCATATTTTTGAATTACAAAATTTGATTTTACAAATTATTTTTTCATTAAGAGTTATGAGCGTTTTTTTTGACAAAAACAGCAAGTACCAATCCAACTATAACTCCTAAAAATGTATTTCCCCAAATATATTGCAGAGCATAAGTTGTAGGCGAAAGGAGTAAATTTAAACTTTCTTCAACCTGTTTTTCTGAAATACCCATCATTGAAGTTACAATAGAAATAGATTTTTGCATATTCGGATCTTCCATCATGGACAACAAATATGCAGGATTTACAAATTTACAATAAATTAATACCACCGCTCCTGCAATAATGGATGCAAAGAAATAAAGCAATAAGATATATAAAAATGCATATCCGTAACTTATAGCTCCATTGTTTTCTATATCCCGATATCTAACCGTAAAACGATAAGTATAAACAATGGAAAGAATTAAAATTAAATTACTTAAAAGAATCAAAAAAGAGTTTTGTGAAACGGCAAAAAGAAAATTTAAAGAAAAAAAGGCACCTAAAATCAACGCGTATTTCATTGCCGAAGAAATTATTCTTGATTGCATATCTGTACAATTTATTAAACTACAAAAATACACAAAATTTAGATAAATGGAAAGTTTTAAAATTATGAGGCAATAAAAGAAAAGCTTCAATTACTATCTTTTTCCATTATAGGAATTTTTTATGCAGAATTTATGTGTTTTTTATTCATTTCAAACGTTTTCTAGGTTAAAATATACTTTTCTAGCATTATTATTTAATAAAAATTATGGTTATATCTAACTTTGAGGCGCAAAACACTTACATAAATACTTATTTTAATTTAATAATCATGAAAAAAACATTTATTACTCTATTTGCACTTTTTCTATTTTTCTATCCAACCTTTATTAAAGCACAAGCCCCGGCACAAGCTACCGACGTAATGTTGCAGGCATTTTATTGGGATTCTTATTCCGATTCAAAATGGACTACGTTGAATTCTCAGGCAAGTGAACTGGCACAAAGTTTCACTATGCTTTGGCTTCCTCCCAGCGGTGATGCAAACTCACCTTACAGTAACACAATGGGCTATACAGATGTTTACTGGTTCAAACAAAACAGCAGTTTTGGTACTCAAACCGAACTACAAACATTGATTTCCAATCTTAAATCGCAAGGAACGCGTTGTATTGCCGATATAGTAATTAACCACCGGAATGGTGTAACAAGCTGGACAGATTTTCCTTCGGAAACTTACAACGGTGTAACTTATACGTGGGGAAGTTGGGCAATTTGCAATAGTGATGAATGCGTTGCTGCAGGTTATGCCGCTACCGGAGCGCCTGAAGGATACAAGCCCGATGGTACCAGATGTGACGATTTCGGAGGAGCGCGAGATTTAGACCATTCAAATGTAACGGTTCAAAATACAATAAAAGCATATCTTCAGTTTATGAAAAATGATATGGGATATGATGGTTGGCGTTATGATATGACCAAAGGTTATCCCGCGAATTATACAGCAATGTATAATGATGCCGCCGGAGCTTATTATTCCGTAGGAGAATATTGGGACGGAGCTTATGATCCACAAGTTGCATGGATTGATGCTACAAGTAAAAAATCAACTACTTTTGATTGGTCTTTCAAATATGCACTAAATAATGCATCAGGCGGTGACCTTACAAAACTCGTATGGACATACAACGGTGCAAATCAACCTGCCGGAATAATTCATAATCCTAATTATAGAAGATACGCTACCACATTTATCGATAATCATGACACATATAGAGATTCAAATAAATTTACCGGCGATGTGTTAATGGCAAATGCTTTTATGATTTGTTCTCCCGGAATTCCTTGTGTGTTTTTACCTCACTGGAAACAATACAAATCTCAAATTCAAGCGATGATTGCAGCTCGTAGAGCAGTTCAAGTTCACAGCGAAAGCGCTGTTACCGTAAATCAATCGGCTTCAAATTTATATGTGGCTACTGTTACAGGAAAAACAGGAAGTTTAATTGTAAAATTGGGTAGTGGAAGTTATTCGGCTCCATCTGATTATACTTTGGCAACTTCGGGAAATGATTATGCAATTTGGACTAAAGGTGGAAGTGTATTGCCAATTCTTACGGTAACTCCTGCTTCCGGAACTTATATAACAGGACAAACAGTAACAATGACAGCTACGGGAAGCGCGGATATATATTACACCAGCGATGGAACGACACCCACTTCAAGTTCCACAAAATATACTTCACCAATTACTCTTCCTGTAGGTCCTACTACAGTAAAAGCAATTGCAATTAATGCAAATGGTTCTTCTTCGGTAACTTCAAATAGTTATACAATTGTTGATAAAAAAACAAGCATAACTGTTCGTTTCAAAGCTCCAACAACCTGGACAAGTGTAGACGTTTATGTTTGGGAAGTTATTAACGGAACAGCAAGTGAACTTTTAGGAAAATGGCCAGGAACAGCGGTTACAAAAGATGCTGCCGGATATTATACATATACTGTAACAAATTTTACTCAACCAACTATTAATGTAATATTCAACAATGCAAATAAAGGAGAGCAAACCGTTGATTTGTCGACAACAGATAATATTTGCTGGAATGTTGGAAGTGTTGCTGCAACCAGTCCGAATGTGAAATATAATGCAGATGTAGATGCAAGTTGTGTTACGGCGGTGGAAAAAATTCCTGCAGATAATTGGAAGATTTATCCAAATCCTACATCAGGAATCCTTCATCTTGATTTGCCTGAAACGGTAAATAAAGTAGTTATATCTTCTGTTTTAGGAGCTAAAATAAAAGAATTGGAAGTAATGTCAAAGCAAATTGATATATCTTCTTACCCTTCCGGGATGTATTTTATCACTATTTCTGATAATAACGGAGCGGTATCGACAAAACCTATTATGAAAAAATAGTGTTTGTGTTTAATTGATTAAAGTAGATGTAAATAAAGGTTGTCTTTTTTAGGCAACCTTTATTTTTTAAAAATTAAATTTTCACATTTTTCTCATAATACCTGCACCACACTTTTAATCCGCACTCTTCACATTTCGGTTTGCGCGCAATGCAAACGTAGCGTCCGTGTAAAATAAGCCAATGATGCGCTTTGGGAAGTAATTCGGCAGGAATGTGTTTCACTAATTCTTTTTCGGTTTGAAGCGGATTTTTAGAGTTGGTAGTTAATCCCAAACGTTCCGAAACACGAAACACGTGCGTATCCACCGCCATTGCAGGAAGATTAAAAACAACGGAAGCAATTACATTGGCAGTTTTTCTTCCTACGCCGGGAAGTTTTTGGAGATTTTCTACAGTATCGGGAACAACTCCACCGAATTCACTGACCAGCGTTTTTGCCATTCCTACCAAGTGTTTTGCCTTGTTATTGGGATAAGAACACGATTTTATATATTCAAAAACCACTTCGGAAGTAGTTTCTGCCATTACTTCAGGTGTTGGAAAAGCTTCCAGCAGTTTGGGAGTAATCATATTTACGCGCTTGTCGGTACACTGTGCAGAAAGTATTACAGCCACAAGAAGTCCAAAGGCATCTTTGTATTCCAATTCCGTTTCGGCAATCGGACGATTTTCCTGAAACCACGCAATAATGTGATTATATCTTTCTCTTTTTGTCATAAATCTATTTTTAAGTTTCTCTTCTTCGGAAGAGTCCCAATAGTTATCGGGATAAAGTGAAGTGAAAAATATTTGCAAAAATAAAACAATCCGTTTATATTGCCGTTCATTTTTATTATTTTTGTGGAATTAAATAACTCCGCTGCTTAACACATTTTTAACTGCAGACTATAAACTATTGACTACAAACTAAAAAATGGCTCCTAAAAAACCAATAAAAAATCAGCCGTCAAGCAACAAAGGCACAAAGGCATCTCCTTCACGTCATAAAGAAGAAAGTTCTTTTTCGCAAATCGTTAAATTTTTGAAAGATGAAAGAACCCATTATATTTTAGGGCTTTTTATTGCTGTGATTGTAATATTTCTGTTGCTTTCTTTTGTTTCTTATTTCTTTACGGGAGCAGCAGATAAAAGTGTATTCGATAATATTGGTTTTAGGGAATCAATACAAATACGCAGTTCTGTAAAGAATTGGACTTCGGTGTTAGGCGCTTTTTTCTCGGAAACATTGATAGATAACTGGTTTGGAATATCAGCGTTTGCTATTTTATTTTTCTTGATAGCCGCAGCTCTTAAATTAATGAAAGTAAAATTCATTTCGGTTTGGAAAGCTTTTTTCCATTCGTTTTTCTGGTTGATTTGGTTGTCTGTATTTCTTGGTTTTATTACTCGTCTTGTTCCTTATATACAACCCACGTTTTTTTCACTCGGGGGGAAACACGGTGAATTTATTTCCGAAGAACTCAACTCTTTTATAGGCGTTCCGGGAACAGGTTTAGCATTGCTCGCAGCATTAATTATTTATTTTATTTTTACGTGGAACGGAACCATTCATTTTTTAAATCGTGTATTATTCAAGAAGAATAAAAACACTTTTTTTGATGAGGAAGAAGAGCGTCAGGTGGCTGTTGGAACCGAAATTGTACCCGAAGAATGGATGACACGCAATAATTCAAAAACTTCACAAGATTTACTTGACGAAGAAGATGAAGAATTGGAAGAATTGGTTGAGAAAGTAAGTTTTGAAGTAACAAAAGCTCCTAAAACAGAGGAAGAAGACGTAGTGGAAGAATATGCGGAAGAAGAAAACGATGATCCAAATTATAACATTGGCAGGTTAGGAAAATATGATCCGACGCTTGATCTATCTTCATACAAACCGCCCACACTTGATTTGCTTAAGGTTTATGGCAATGAAGATGAAACACAAGTGGATATGGCGGAACAAAATGCTAATAAAAACCGTATTATAAGCACGTTAAAGAATTTCGGAATAGAAATTGACAGCATAAAAGCCACTGTTGGACCTACAATTACGCTCTATGAAATTGTTCCGAAATCAGGAATCAGAATTTCTAAAATACGAAATTTGGAATCGGATATTATGTTGAGTTTGGCTGCTACCGGAATTCGTATTATTGCGCCCATTCCGGGAAAAGGAACCATCGGTATTGAAGTCCCAAACCAAGACCCACAGGTGGTTTCAATGCACTCGGTGATTGCATCCAAAAAATTTCAAGAAGCAAAATTCGACTTGCCCGTTGTTTTTGGAAAAACCATTACAAACGAAGTTTTTATGGTAGATTTAACCAAAATGCCTCACTTGCTTGTGGCGGGTGCAACAGGACAAGGAAAATCCGTCGGTTTGAATGCCATTATAACTTCTTTATTGTACAAAAAACACCCGTCGCAGTTAAAATTTGTGTTGGTCGATCCTAAAAAAGTAGAATTTAATATTTACGCCGCTATCGAAAAACATTTTCTTGCCAAACTTCCCGACGGTGAAGACGCTATTATTACCGATACAAGCAAAGTGGTGCAAACGCTCAATTCGCTTTGTATAGAAATGGACGATAGATATGATTTATTGAAAAAAGCGCACGTGCGAAATATTAAAGAATACAACGAGAAATTCTTCAACCGTCAATTAAACCCGGAAAAAGGACATCGTTTCTTGCCTTACATTGTGGTAATTGTTGATGAGTTTGGCGATTTAATTATGACCGCCGGAAAAGAAGTGGAAATGCCAATTGCACGTATCGCACAATTGGCGCGGGCTGTGGGAATTCATATGATTATTGCTACACAGCGTCCTTCGGTAAATATCATCACCGGTGTAATTAAAGCCAACTTCCCTGCTCGCGTTGCATTTCGTGTTTCTTCTATGATTGACTCTCGTACTATTTTGGATGCTCCCGGTGCAAATCAATTGGTAGGGCGAGGCGATATGTTATTCTCGCAAGGAAGCGATTTAATTCGTGTGCAGTGCGCATTTGTTGATACTCCCGAAGTAGAAGATATTGCGCTTTACATCGGACAACAAAGAGGTTATCCTACTGCATTTTATCTTCCTGAATATGTTGGCCCGGAAGGAGAAGGAATTGATGTTGCTTCTGTGGATATGACTAAACGTGACCCGATGTTTGAAGAAGCTGCTCGTTTGATGGTTGCTTCTCAGGTGGGTTCAACATCCAATATCCAGCGTAAATTCTCCATTGGCTACAACCGCGCCGGACGCATTATGGATCAATTGGAAGTGGCAGGAATTGTGGGACCAAGCGAAGGAAGCAAAGCCCGCCAGGTGCTGGTGCAAACCGAATACGAATTGGAACATATTCTGAAACATTTGGGATAAAATCTATTTGTTGAAAGTGAATTTATTCTCGCAACTCGCAACTCACAGCTCATTGCTATATTCTGGCACGCAAATTGCATTTTAACATTTAAACGATTAAAATTTTAAAACGATGAAAAAAGTTACTTTTATAGCAAGTTTGTTGATGGCGTTTACAATGTTTACCGCAAATGCACAAAGCGATGCCAAAGCTGTTGGTATAATTGAAAAAATATTGAATTTATCTAAAACCAACGCAGTTAAAACAAATTTTACATTGACGGTTAAATCCGTTTCAGCAGAAAATCAAACCGTGAAGGGCGATATTACGATGAAAGGGAATAAATTTGTGCTGAATACCAACGATATGAACGTATTTTTCGATGGAAAAACACAATGGGCTTACCGTGAAGATTTGAACGAAGTTTCAATAACCAATCCTACTGAAAAAGAATTGGCAGAAACTAATCCGATAGCGATTTTAGCGGCTTATAAAGCAAAATCGGTAATGAAAATAGCAAAAAAAACCGCTTCTATGTACGTCATACAACTCACTCCGAAAGATGCAAAATCGGATGTGAAAAAAATCCTTGTAAACGTAAACAAAACCAATAATTATCCGTTATCTTTGCAACTGACGGATAAAAAAGGAACGGTTTCAACGCTTACACTTACACAATTCAAATCAAACCTGAAAGTTGCGGATAGTGAATTTGTATTTAATAAAAACAAATACAAAGATGTGGAAGTGAATGATTTAAGATAATTAAGTCAGAAATTAGAAGTCGGAAGACAAAAGACAGAAAACAGAAGAAAAAAGAATTTATATTTTGGCTTCTTCAATTTGATGTCTGATGTACAAAAATAACAAAAGCGTTTCCTTTTTTCCTGAAATCGGAAGCGTTTTTTTTTATTTGGTATTTTAAATAAAAAACCCTATTTTTGCAGAAAATTTTATATTAGAATAATATCACTATATACATTATGAATGAAAAAGTAAGATGCCTTATAATAGGTTCAGGACCTGCGGGTTACACAGCTGCAATTTATGCTGCCCGCGCCAATCTTTCCCCTGTGTTGTATGAAGGTTTACAACCGGGCGGACAATTAACAACTACCACTGAAGTAGAAAACTTTCCCGGTTATCCCGAAGGAATTACCGGACCCGAATTAATGGAAGATTTGAAAAAACAAGCCGAACGTTTTGGTACAGATGTTCGTTTTGGGATGGCTTCGGCTACCGATTTATCTTCCAAACCATATAAAGTTACCATTGACAGCGAAAAAGTTATTGAAACCGATGCTTTAATTATTGCTACAGGCGCTACTGCAAAATATCTCGGAATTCCCGACGAAACAAAATATGCGGGCGCAGGAGTTTCTGCCTGTGCTACTTGCGACGGTTTTTTCTATCGTAATTTAAATGTAGCTGTGGTTGGAGGTGGAGATACCGCAGCCGAAGAGGCGACTTATCTCTCCAATATTGCAAAAAAAGTATATTTAATTATCCGAAAAGATTATATGCGCGCATCAAAAATTATGCAGGAACGCGTGCTGGCAAATCCAAAAATCGAAGTGCTTTTTGAGCACGAAACACTTGGTTTAACCGGCGATAAAGTTGTTCAGGGGGCGGATTTGGTAAAAAGACGCGGAAAACCCGATGAAGAAAAAGTGCATATTGATATTGACGGATTTTTTCTTGCTATCGGACACAAACCAAATTCCAATATTTTCAAACCTTGGATTGAAACAGACGAGGTTGGTTATATAAAAACCGTTCCGGGAACGCCAAAAACAAATCTCGAAGGTGTTTTTGCTTGCGGTGATGTTGCTGATCCTCATTATCGTCAGGCAATTACGGCAGCAGGAACAGGATGTCAGGCAGCTATGGAAACCGAAAGATATTTGAGCGAAAAAGGGTTGTAATGAACAATTATCAAATAAAATAAGGGGGCGTTTTTGCGCCCTTTATTGTCTTTATTTATTCAATGTTCCGATTATTCCATTTTTTGTAACAGTTTCAGCATTTATGTTTATTGTTTTACAAGAACTGTTGTTGCTGAAAGTAATTACGGCGTTTCCGTTTGCGTCTGTTTTCGCATTTGGATTCCAATATAATGTACGCCGATGATCATATTCATTTGGAGTTGATGTGTTTGGAGGAATGTTGAAAAATTCTTTTACCGGAGAATATCCTTGAAAATGAGTATTTCTGATGCCTGTAACATTATTGCGAGATTTAAATTCTTGATTTGTATAAATAAAAACTACTACTTCACTCCCAGTTAATGAGTCTATTTTTGAATTACTGTACAAAAAAGATGTGCCTTCCTGCTCGTTTATGGAAATGGTTTCTATTTGATCTATTATTAAAGTTGATAATTCGTCGTACGTACACATTGGTTTATTATTTATAGAACTTATCCCGGCAAAAAGACTGTTATTATCCAAGCAAAAAATGACATTTTTATTTTTATATCTTCCTTGAAGATAATGATTGTTATCTATAATATCGTAGCTAAAGTAAGGATTTTGTTGTTGAATAAATTCAAGTATGTTATTCGACAGGTTTTTATCACTGTCAATCAAATTATCGGCATATTTCTCCACATTATATACTATGGAAGCATCTCTCAGTCCTTCTCCTTCTCTTTTCCATTTTTTATTTCCTTTTATGGTAACTTCGTTCAAAAGTTGGATTTTTTCGCTTAAGGATCTTTCTTTTATCAAACTATCTTCATTTACAATATCCGATTGAATTGACTTTTCAGAGATACTGTCTGTTAATGTGTCGCCGATTGTAATGTTATTTGTAGGAATTTTTTCTTCACAGTAATCATATATTTTTAAGGGCAGGCTGAACATTCTATCCAAAACAATATTATTCTCTTTACGTTTATTGTTCTCTTTGGTTTGAATGGTTAGATTTTGCCTTCCGTAAAAATCTGTAATAGAAAAATTAAATTTCCCATCTTCATCGGTAAGTGTGTTTCCGTGTTGTGAAGTAGTATCGTTTGTGAGAAACATAAGTACGCTGACGTTTGGTTTGGGTTTGTTACGAAAGAGGGACTTTACGGTTCCCTCAACATATAATCCTTTTTCCATTGGTTGACTCATTGTTCGAGGAGTTTCATTGGTCATTTCTTTCCAAATATATCGGCTCCAACCTTGCGTGAGCATTAATAAATCAAGCGCTTGTAGATGTTTTTTATCATCGCTCTCAAAATAGTAATTAGGTTCTTCAATGTATCCTCTTAAATCTGACGATAACAGCAAATCAGAGAGAATATTGTTTACATAAAAATTATTTGGACTTAAAGAAGCGTCTCTTACAGCCACAGAAAAGCTGGTGGAAATCGGTTGATTGTTTTTATCGGTTAAACTAAATGACAGATTTATATTTTCAAACGGCTGATAAGTTGGTTTCTCTTGAGTAACTTGCATCTGCATTTCGCTGTGGTGGTTAATAAATATCATTCGTTCGCTTAAAACTTCTCCATTAGCATTAAAAAGAGTAATTTGTGAAACTCCCGAAGGAAATATGTTTTTAGGATATGTCAAATAAACGGTATTATCATTATTCCAAACCACTTTTTCAAAAGCATACAAAAAACCTCTGCAAGCAATATTTATTCCTAATGTGTCTGACGACTGATTTTCACTTTTTTGTATGCAAATATTTACTTTGTCTTTTATATAATTATTTATACTCATTGCAAATCCTTTGGGCTTAATCTCGGGAAGTGAAAAAGTATAATTTTTATTTAGATAAGTAACTTTTGCCGTATATTTACCTGAATCAGGCATAAATGAAAATGCTCCCATTCCATTATGTGCAGTAGAAAATTCGGTTATTAACTCGTTGTTTTCATTATAAATTTCTCCTGAAACAGTTGCGTTTTCTCCTTTACTTCCGGTGGCTTTGAACGCCACCATCGAAGTGATTCTTTTTACTAAATTTCCTCCTTCAGGATAGAATGTAACGGAGAGTTTTTCTTTTTGGTTATATTCTTTTCTTATTTTTGGAATACGAGTAGAATATGGTCTTTCTGTGATAACAGATTTATAATCTCCATCGGTTTTGGGATTGTCGCATACGGCAAAAACGCGTGAAAAATAATTGTCGCTTCCGAAATTAAGCATATAACGAGTATAAGCTCTTACCTCATAATAACCTCCGTAGTTGTAGTTTTGTAAATCAAATTCCCCGTTACATTGTCCGTCTTCAATTTTTAGTTTTCTTGTATCAAGTATATTGCCTTCGGCATTTAGAAGCTCTACATAAAGTATTTTACTCAATTCGCTGAGAGAGTTTCTGTTAGCTTGTACAACGTATGCTTTAAACCACATAGTTTCGCCCAGATAATATTCTGTATTATCAAAATGAAGGTAAACTTTTTCCTGAGGGAAGTTTTTTGAAAATGTTATAAAACGATTAGTTAAATACGATAAATTATGAGAAGTGTTTTGAGCGGATAAAGTAATATTTATACAAAAAAATAATCCCCAAAAAATGCGGTATATAATTCTGAGTTTCATGGCGTTTTTATGTTTCAAAGGTATAAAATAAAAATGAATTTGTAAGTCTTTGAGAAATATATACACTTATTTGACGTATTTTTATCTTAAAAGTAAATTGATAATTTCTATTTTTGTAACTCCTAAGAAAATAGAATGGATTTTTTCCTTTCTTTGTGATTGCACTACATTAATTTATTGTCCTTTTTTGAATGATTCTCAACATTATGAAAAATATTAAATTCCTCGTTGCGATAATATTGATATTTGGATTCGGAATTACACAATTATGCTCTCAAACTGTTGGCGCCAATAATAATCTCACAGCACAACCTATTCCGGATAGAACATTATATTTCAACTTGTCAGATTCCGGAGTGTCAAAACCTATTACATGGGGATTAGATTTAGCTTGGCTAAGCGAGACGAATATTCGAAGAGGAATCGCTTATATGGGATTGGACAAAATAGATATAGTACGATCATCATTTACTCCTACAGACTCATTAATTGACGGTGATCTTAAAACCGCAGAGCTCAACACACTCAATGCCAGGTTGAAAATAATGGATTTGCTTGATTCACATACAGTTGTTATGTTAAACGATGATAATCCAACTGTTTCGTCCTGGTATAAAGGAAATGCTCAACACTGGGCACAGTTGATGGATGTAACAACAAGACGAGTTCAGGAGCATGGACGCAAAGTAATTTCCATTGCCCCCTTTAATGAACCCGACAATACTTCTGCAGGACAAGGAACTATTACTGATTTTTATAATATATGCGGAGAATTAAGAAATAATCCGAGATTTGACAGTATCCGTATATCAGGAGGAAATACACTTAATACTGATTATGCTTTAGCTTGGTACAATCCTTTAAAAAGTAGATTGAACGAAGGAAATACACATCAACTTGCTGGTAGTTTTGATAATTATGTCAATTTCTTCGAAACGGTAAGAACAAACGGTCATTATGCTACAAATGACGAATTGCATAACGTGATGGAGGCAATGGTAGGAGTGGAATACGGAATGCAAAACGGAATATGGTGGGGAACAGCCGAACTTGCTCGTGGAGAATTCGTAAAAGCCAGTTATGGCAAGCGGCTTGGTTATGCCGA
The genomic region above belongs to uncultured Paludibacter sp. and contains:
- a CDS encoding conserved hypothetical protein (Evidence 4 : Unknown function but conserved in other organisms), with product MYIFLKDLQIHFYFIPLKHKNAMKLRIIYRIFWGLFFCINITLSAQNTSHNLSYLTNRFITFSKNFPQEKVYLHFDNTEYYLGETMWFKAYVVQANRNSLSELSKILYVELLNAEGNILDTRKLKIEDGQCNGEFDLQNYNYGGYYEVRAYTRYMLNFGSDNYFSRVFAVCDNPKTDGDYKSVITERPYSTRIPKIRKEYNQKEKLSVTFYPEGGNLVKRITSMVAFKATGSKGENATVSGEIYNENNELITEFSTAHNGMGAFSFMPDSGKYTAKVTYLNKNYTFSLPEIKPKGFAMSINNYIKDKVNICIQKSENQSSDTLGINIACRGFLYAFEKVVWNNDNTVYLTYPKNIFPSGVSQITLFNANGEVLSERMIFINHHSEMQMQVTQEKPTYQPFENINLSFSLTDKNNQPISTSFSVAVRDASLSPNNFYVNNILSDLLLSSDLRGYIEEPNYYFESDDKKHLQALDLLMLTQGWSRYIWKEMTNETPRTMSQPMEKGLYVEGTVKSLFRNKPKPNVSVLMFLTNDTTSQHGNTLTDEDGKFNFSITDFYGRQNLTIQTKENNKRKENNIVLDRMFSLPLKIYDYCEEKIPTNNITIGDTLTDSISEKSIQSDIVNEDSLIKERSLSEKIQLLNEVTIKGNKKWKREGEGLRDASIVYNVEKYADNLIDSDKNLSNNILEFIQQQNPYFSYDIIDNNHYLQGRYKNKNVIFCLDNNSLFAGISSINNKPMCTYDELSTLIIDQIETISINEQEGTSFLYSNSKIDSLTGSEVVVFIYTNQEFKSRNNVTGIRNTHFQGYSPVKEFFNIPPNTSTPNEYDHRRTLYWNPNAKTDANGNAVITFSNNSSCKTININAETVTKNGIIGTLNK